The Sediminispirochaeta smaragdinae DSM 11293 genome has a segment encoding these proteins:
- the nagA gene encoding N-acetylglucosamine-6-phosphate deacetylase, with product MKRIWLTGGTILTGYMKMDACSLMIEGERIGDVVTDRRFAAKSIGDDDVVVPLHGAYVSPGFIDSHIHGFGGFGVDDCSVESILGMSRALVSHGVTGFCPTVYTGERRTMESSLAACADAMGREEGARILGIHMEGPFISPKRVGAQSADGVAAVDLALMERLWHVAGKKIVTMTVAPELKGMRELALWCMKREITLQAGHTDADYEQMLEGMQAGILHSTHFFNAMSRLHHRNPGAVGTIMIHPEISCEIIADGHHVHPGLIKLLLRDKPVSKVVLVTDALALAGTGKSEGRANGMKISDIDGVFRLEDGTIAGSSLTMLKGIANLTEWGVPLEHAVQMAGSNPARIFGFSRRGLLIPSYQADIAVFDHNFRPLMTFIGGELAFKADEIT from the coding sequence ATGAAAAGAATCTGGTTGACCGGCGGGACCATCCTGACCGGTTATATGAAGATGGATGCGTGCAGCCTTATGATAGAGGGGGAGCGAATCGGCGATGTCGTCACCGATCGCCGCTTTGCAGCGAAATCGATCGGGGATGATGATGTGGTCGTCCCCCTTCACGGGGCCTATGTAAGCCCCGGCTTTATCGATAGTCATATTCATGGTTTCGGCGGATTCGGTGTGGACGACTGTAGCGTCGAGTCGATCCTTGGTATGTCCCGGGCCCTCGTTTCCCATGGGGTGACAGGCTTTTGCCCTACCGTCTATACCGGAGAACGTCGGACCATGGAGAGCTCCCTTGCCGCTTGCGCCGATGCCATGGGGCGAGAGGAGGGGGCGAGGATTCTCGGCATCCACATGGAGGGGCCCTTTATCTCTCCCAAGCGGGTCGGGGCACAATCGGCCGACGGAGTAGCCGCAGTGGACCTCGCCCTTATGGAGCGTCTCTGGCACGTCGCAGGTAAGAAAATAGTCACCATGACCGTGGCCCCCGAACTCAAAGGGATGCGGGAACTTGCCCTCTGGTGTATGAAGCGGGAGATCACCCTGCAGGCAGGCCACACCGATGCCGATTATGAACAGATGCTCGAAGGAATGCAGGCAGGCATACTCCACTCCACCCATTTTTTCAACGCCATGAGCAGGCTTCACCATCGCAACCCCGGAGCGGTGGGAACCATCATGATCCATCCCGAAATATCGTGTGAGATTATCGCCGACGGCCATCATGTTCATCCCGGACTGATAAAACTCCTCTTACGCGACAAGCCTGTCAGCAAGGTCGTTCTTGTTACCGATGCCCTTGCCCTCGCCGGGACCGGCAAGTCCGAGGGCAGGGCCAACGGTATGAAAATTTCCGACATCGACGGTGTTTTCCGCCTCGAGGACGGGACCATTGCCGGGAGTTCCCTGACCATGCTGAAGGGGATCGCCAACCTCACCGAATGGGGCGTACCTCTGGAGCATGCGGTCCAGATGGCGGGGAGTAATCCTGCCCGCATCTTCGGCTTTTCCCGCAGGGGGCTTCTCATTCCCAGTTACCAAGCCGATATCGCCGTTTTTGACCACAACTTTCGTCCCCTGATGACCTTCATCGGAGGGGAGCTTGCGTTCAAAGCGGATGAGATCACATGA
- a CDS encoding sensor histidine kinase has product MRRREKRQAYFTRLLISFFLVGILPLAAASISFYASSLRAILRANSQRGRDAAAIAASALADQLDIYRHIAYSVSKLPIVLDAFSLEEKARDSAWLKELYQSLYAEIGGHLYETSVHILGSGGQISYSTHQLPHRYDLSYYENVEGIFSESRPNPDRTYLYLDPFLSERGERVACSFLRDIPGGYVVVDVLASALISAGAQPVFDSMILIDQERLKAFDFFRPERDGTFDHFPELTFMGETERDMIAEGKTIMEGSLLVIPRAVTDTSLVLLGTVHSDQYRLALKPLWEIGLWILLVLIVTVVLTAWRISRQIGTPVHAVVAAMELITEGVPPKLPETKRHDELGLLVTSYNRMVERLDELVERTREEERALQAAERKALQAQINPHFLYNTLGTIKSIAKLRGVPEIVDITTGLGRLFRAAVGGDGAFVPLRESIDILKSYIAIQHYRFGERLYARFLIPEELADFSVPRLILQPIVENAVVHALDSSLKPLELTICARKATDHVIITIRDDGPGIEPGRLRQVIEESDRVGIANVRRRMELLYQNRGGFSIESPPDGGTLVTFLFPLEE; this is encoded by the coding sequence ATGAGAAGACGGGAGAAGCGGCAGGCCTATTTCACCCGTCTTTTGATCTCTTTCTTTCTCGTCGGAATCCTTCCCCTTGCCGCTGCAAGTATCAGCTTCTACGCCTCCAGCCTTCGCGCCATTCTCAGAGCCAACAGTCAGCGTGGTAGAGATGCGGCGGCCATCGCCGCTTCGGCCCTGGCCGATCAGCTGGATATCTATCGTCATATCGCATACTCGGTTTCCAAGCTCCCGATTGTCCTCGATGCCTTTAGTCTGGAAGAAAAAGCCCGGGACTCCGCATGGCTCAAAGAGCTCTACCAATCCCTTTACGCCGAGATCGGCGGTCATCTCTACGAAACCTCGGTCCATATTCTCGGATCCGGAGGACAGATTTCCTATTCCACCCATCAGCTTCCCCATCGATACGACCTCTCCTATTACGAAAATGTGGAGGGTATTTTTTCCGAGAGCAGACCCAATCCCGATCGCACCTACCTCTACCTCGATCCCTTTCTTTCCGAGCGGGGTGAAAGGGTCGCCTGTTCGTTTTTGCGGGATATTCCCGGTGGTTATGTGGTGGTAGATGTTCTTGCCTCTGCCCTGATATCGGCAGGGGCGCAACCCGTTTTTGATTCCATGATCCTTATCGACCAGGAGCGGCTGAAGGCCTTTGATTTCTTCCGTCCGGAGAGAGACGGAACCTTTGATCACTTTCCCGAACTCACCTTTATGGGAGAGACCGAGCGGGACATGATTGCGGAGGGCAAAACAATCATGGAGGGAAGTCTATTGGTCATTCCCAGGGCCGTTACCGATACCTCTCTCGTTTTGTTGGGGACCGTCCATTCCGATCAGTATCGCCTTGCCCTGAAGCCGCTCTGGGAAATCGGACTCTGGATCCTCCTTGTTCTCATCGTCACCGTGGTACTGACCGCCTGGCGCATCAGCAGGCAGATTGGAACCCCTGTCCACGCAGTCGTCGCTGCCATGGAGTTGATCACCGAAGGGGTCCCCCCGAAACTCCCCGAAACAAAGCGCCATGATGAGCTTGGGCTTCTCGTCACCAGCTACAACCGCATGGTGGAGCGGCTCGACGAGTTGGTGGAGCGTACCCGGGAGGAGGAGCGCGCCCTTCAGGCGGCCGAACGCAAGGCCCTGCAGGCTCAGATCAATCCGCATTTCCTCTATAATACCCTCGGCACCATCAAGTCCATCGCAAAGTTGCGTGGCGTTCCCGAAATTGTTGACATTACCACGGGCCTGGGACGGCTTTTTCGAGCCGCCGTCGGTGGCGACGGGGCTTTCGTTCCTCTTCGCGAAAGTATCGATATTCTTAAAAGCTATATTGCCATCCAACACTATCGTTTCGGTGAGCGTCTTTATGCCCGATTCCTTATCCCGGAGGAGCTTGCCGATTTTTCCGTTCCCCGGCTTATTTTGCAGCCGATCGTTGAAAATGCGGTGGTCCACGCCCTTGACAGCTCACTAAAACCGCTGGAGCTTACGATTTGTGCCCGGAAAGCGACCGACCATGTTATCATTACGATCAGAGACGATGGTCCGGGGATCGAACCCGGCCGTTTACGGCAGGTTATTGAGGAATCCGATCGGGTCGGCATTGCAAATGTCCGCAGACGTATGGAGCTGCTCTATCAGAATAGGGGCGGCTTTTCCATAGAATCCCCGCCGGATGGAGGAACCCTCGTCACCTTTCTTTTTCCCTTGGAGGAGTGA
- a CDS encoding response regulator transcription factor produces MYSVLIVEDEPYLRQELVETVPWERHGFRVVAEAGTEEEAEALYQEHRPDLVVTDIRLPAGSGLDLLQRTSPRVAIVITGHDEFDYARRAIRLGVVDFLLKPIDDAELEGALRRCQLLLAGKPPLPDTAPASLITDDMENYDSRERHVVAAEDFIRRRYREDISLSAAASELGLSESYLSRIIRDLRNRTFVEMLTSYRLRAAVELLGDQRLRVGEIASLCGFRDQGYFARTFKRSFGLSPTLYRSRIQSVDGRVGKEGF; encoded by the coding sequence ATGTATTCGGTGCTGATTGTCGAGGACGAACCCTATCTCCGGCAGGAGCTTGTCGAAACCGTTCCCTGGGAGCGGCACGGTTTCAGGGTTGTCGCAGAGGCCGGAACCGAAGAGGAGGCAGAGGCCCTCTATCAGGAGCATCGTCCCGACCTTGTCGTAACGGACATACGGCTGCCCGCCGGCAGCGGACTTGACCTCTTGCAGCGCACCTCTCCCCGGGTCGCTATTGTCATTACCGGTCATGACGAGTTTGACTATGCACGACGTGCCATACGCCTTGGTGTCGTCGATTTTCTTCTCAAACCCATCGATGATGCAGAGCTTGAAGGGGCCTTGAGAAGATGCCAGCTCTTACTTGCCGGTAAGCCTCCTCTTCCCGACACCGCCCCCGCTTCCCTGATCACCGATGATATGGAAAATTACGACAGCAGAGAACGACATGTCGTAGCGGCCGAAGATTTTATCCGCAGGCGCTACCGGGAAGATATTTCCCTCTCCGCCGCGGCATCGGAACTGGGATTGAGCGAAAGCTACCTTTCGAGAATCATCCGGGATCTGAGAAATCGTACCTTTGTAGAGATGTTGACCTCCTACAGGCTGAGGGCCGCGGTTGAACTGCTTGGCGACCAGCGTTTGAGGGTAGGGGAGATCGCTTCGCTGTGCGGATTCCGTGACCAGGGCTATTTTGCCCGGACCTTTAAACGCAGCTTCGGTCTCTCCCCGACCCTGTATCGTTCACGCATCCAAAGCGTCGATGGCCGAGTCGGCAAGGAAGGATTCTAA
- a CDS encoding HAD family hydrolase has protein sequence MLIIFDMGNVVSSNVEVIPQIAEKTGIELADLRRVCGDEFWGLSTGRIDTREFWRIFTKHYGIEVKEDYLSTLFKPVVDASMVDVIDRLRRTGHRVVCGTNTIASHYEHHVKAGDYGVFDKVYASHIMGLAKPDPQFFRYILKKEGATAAETRFTDDLEENVKAAQGIGIRSHRFTGRAGLESFLADSAIDALDA, from the coding sequence ATGTTGATCATATTCGATATGGGCAATGTCGTCAGCAGCAATGTTGAGGTCATTCCTCAGATAGCCGAAAAAACAGGAATCGAGCTTGCCGATTTGAGAAGGGTCTGTGGGGATGAGTTTTGGGGCCTGAGTACGGGGAGGATCGATACTCGGGAGTTCTGGAGGATTTTTACAAAACACTACGGTATCGAGGTGAAAGAAGATTATCTCTCAACCCTGTTCAAGCCGGTGGTCGATGCCTCCATGGTCGATGTAATCGACCGCTTGAGGCGGACAGGTCACCGCGTGGTATGCGGGACCAATACCATAGCCTCCCATTACGAACACCACGTGAAGGCAGGCGATTACGGGGTCTTCGATAAGGTTTATGCCAGCCACATCATGGGTCTGGCAAAGCCTGATCCGCAGTTTTTTCGCTACATCCTGAAAAAAGAGGGGGCTACGGCAGCAGAGACACGTTTCACCGACGATCTGGAAGAAAATGTTAAGGCGGCACAGGGGATAGGAATACGCTCTCACCGTTTTACCGGAAGGGCCGGCTTAGAATCCTTCCTTGCCGACTCGGCCATCGACGCTTTGGATGCGTGA
- a CDS encoding carbohydrate ABC transporter permease, whose amino-acid sequence MNRISLPGVLARIILALALIFVAAPLVFMITASLMPASDIVKMPYRWIPKHLHVENFVHAVAGNDGSFIFIRNIFNSLVVASVVSITTVLISSLTGYSLSKFSYRGRDLVFLMIMATMMIPFEAIMIPLYMVITKMGLQNSYQGLILPFLVNAFGVFMMRQYLITFPNEFIDAARVDGMSEFAIYRQVILPNTGPAIATLAILAFRSQWDNLLWPLLIAQTEKMKTIPLYIVKFTAEMHTDEGAMMAVALIASVPMFILFFALSNYFVSGAAVYSSRKG is encoded by the coding sequence ATGAACAGAATATCTCTACCCGGCGTTCTCGCCCGCATCATTCTCGCCCTTGCCCTGATCTTTGTCGCAGCTCCCCTTGTTTTCATGATTACGGCAAGTCTCATGCCCGCATCCGATATCGTAAAGATGCCCTATCGCTGGATACCAAAGCATCTTCATGTGGAGAATTTCGTCCATGCCGTTGCGGGAAACGACGGAAGTTTCATTTTTATTCGCAATATCTTCAACAGCCTGGTTGTCGCTTCGGTCGTCAGTATTACCACGGTGCTCATCAGCAGCCTGACCGGCTACAGCCTTTCGAAGTTTTCCTATCGGGGACGCGATCTTGTCTTTCTCATGATCATGGCGACCATGATGATTCCCTTCGAGGCGATCATGATACCGCTGTATATGGTCATTACCAAGATGGGACTGCAAAACAGCTATCAGGGCCTGATTCTTCCCTTTCTGGTGAACGCCTTCGGGGTCTTTATGATGCGACAGTACCTGATAACCTTTCCGAATGAGTTCATCGACGCTGCAAGGGTAGACGGGATGAGCGAGTTTGCCATCTATCGTCAGGTGATTCTGCCAAATACCGGGCCTGCCATTGCAACCTTGGCCATCTTGGCCTTTCGCTCTCAATGGGACAACCTGCTTTGGCCGCTTCTGATCGCCCAGACCGAGAAGATGAAGACCATTCCCCTCTATATTGTGAAATTTACCGCCGAAATGCACACCGACGAGGGTGCAATGATGGCGGTGGCATTGATCGCAAGCGTTCCGATGTTTATTTTGTTTTTTGCCCTAAGCAACTACTTTGTCAGCGGGGCGGCAGTCTACTCAAGCAGGAAGGGCTAA
- a CDS encoding carbohydrate ABC transporter permease, which produces MYARAKGRSGRLFHLPRPFLSILYPEYNQMSRHHASSPLKRHQDRWGMIFVLPAILFFSLFSFYPIINALFTSLFRKKVLSLKPPTFIGLENYHYLLTSADFWNSIRATIVFTLGTFIPLLVASLILAVLITQMRRGQKFLQMAYYSPAVLSSVVAAAIWLLIFDPRGLANQWVNFVMNTPGVDHKWFADATMVQMATMLVYFWKYVGYFVIIFISGIASIPPTLYEAARIDGSSSWQSFWRITLPLLRPTVVLVSIMSMLQCLKTFSTQYLFTQSGAPQGPINVITMNIYNTGIRDQRIGRASAMSIILFAIMLFFTWLQFSTSKSDEVSY; this is translated from the coding sequence TTGTATGCTCGGGCGAAGGGAAGGAGTGGAAGGCTTTTCCACCTTCCCCGCCCGTTTCTTTCAATTCTTTATCCGGAGTATAATCAGATGTCCCGACATCACGCATCATCGCCGCTGAAGCGGCATCAGGACCGCTGGGGGATGATTTTTGTCCTGCCGGCGATCCTCTTTTTTAGTCTTTTCAGCTTCTACCCGATCATCAACGCCCTTTTCACGAGCTTGTTTCGAAAAAAGGTGCTGAGCCTCAAGCCGCCGACCTTCATCGGCCTTGAAAACTATCATTACCTGCTCACTTCCGCCGATTTCTGGAACTCGATCAGGGCAACCATCGTCTTTACCCTGGGGACCTTTATTCCCCTCCTGGTGGCAAGCCTGATTCTCGCCGTGCTCATCACCCAGATGAGGCGGGGGCAAAAGTTTCTGCAGATGGCCTACTACAGCCCGGCGGTACTATCGTCGGTGGTGGCGGCTGCTATTTGGCTTTTGATCTTCGACCCGAGAGGGCTTGCCAACCAGTGGGTGAATTTCGTCATGAATACCCCGGGGGTCGATCATAAGTGGTTTGCAGATGCCACCATGGTCCAGATGGCAACCATGCTGGTCTATTTCTGGAAGTATGTAGGTTACTTCGTCATCATTTTTATCTCGGGGATCGCATCCATTCCGCCGACGCTTTACGAGGCGGCAAGGATCGACGGCTCAAGCAGCTGGCAGTCGTTCTGGAGGATCACCCTCCCCCTCTTAAGACCGACGGTGGTACTGGTATCCATTATGTCGATGCTCCAGTGTCTGAAGACCTTCAGCACCCAGTACCTCTTTACCCAGTCAGGGGCTCCCCAGGGACCGATCAACGTCATCACCATGAATATCTACAATACGGGAATTAGGGATCAGCGGATTGGAAGGGCCAGCGCCATGAGCATTATTCTCTTTGCCATCATGCTCTTCTTTACCTGGCTCCAGTTCTCCACCTCCAAAAGCGATGAGGTAAGTTACTAA
- a CDS encoding ABC transporter substrate-binding protein, with protein sequence MKRLLLPLLICTLVSVSLFANGGQEQAAEEGPIELVFWTHEDPNRTVIEERYIQEFEAANPGITIKRVTHSSTKIQELVLTAFAANQGPDIFNMSIEDEYAYIANGRLSPVDPKAVGYDNLTALKDAYIPKVLDPVTMDGKIYGLPLELTNWCIYINKNVFRDAGLDPETDYPKTWEEVADVSEKLIIRNGDIITRRGFDFRYPYYLVSMVPMVEQLGGKLISDDGKTAIVGEEAWIEFLNYMKAWGPNGRNLGAPTYKNARKLFNYDNNDIAMAMTGLYQQGRIKADDPEFYDSGNWMVVPYPQFANAKNEVAGCYYGHYYMVNGQTSSRRQEAAWNFIGYMLGHGEEYLTTVNIIQPTKKLMESETFKNMPYSSVFSNDMEKGHIVYYGENSAKMQELIKQAVESVMLSGVSSEKAYATLKAEAQELLDEE encoded by the coding sequence ATGAAGCGTCTACTGCTGCCATTACTGATCTGCACGCTGGTATCCGTCTCGCTTTTTGCAAACGGAGGCCAGGAACAGGCGGCCGAAGAGGGGCCCATAGAACTGGTGTTCTGGACCCATGAAGATCCAAACAGGACAGTTATCGAAGAGCGATACATCCAGGAATTCGAGGCCGCAAACCCCGGAATCACCATCAAACGGGTCACCCATTCGTCCACTAAGATCCAGGAGTTGGTGCTTACCGCCTTTGCAGCAAATCAGGGGCCCGATATCTTCAACATGTCCATCGAGGATGAGTATGCCTACATCGCCAACGGGCGGCTTTCACCGGTCGATCCGAAAGCGGTCGGGTATGATAACCTGACGGCACTGAAAGATGCCTACATTCCGAAAGTGCTTGATCCTGTCACCATGGATGGTAAGATCTACGGTTTGCCTTTGGAGTTGACCAACTGGTGCATCTACATCAACAAGAATGTATTCCGCGATGCCGGACTTGATCCGGAGACCGATTATCCCAAGACCTGGGAAGAGGTCGCCGATGTTTCGGAAAAGTTGATCATTCGCAACGGTGATATCATCACTCGCCGGGGTTTCGATTTTCGCTATCCCTACTATTTGGTTTCGATGGTGCCCATGGTGGAGCAGCTGGGCGGAAAGCTGATCAGCGACGACGGAAAGACCGCTATTGTCGGAGAAGAGGCGTGGATCGAGTTCCTTAACTACATGAAGGCATGGGGACCGAACGGACGAAATCTCGGAGCTCCGACCTACAAAAACGCCCGAAAACTTTTTAACTACGACAATAACGATATTGCCATGGCTATGACCGGGCTCTACCAGCAGGGACGGATCAAGGCGGACGATCCGGAATTCTACGACAGCGGAAACTGGATGGTGGTCCCTTATCCCCAGTTTGCCAATGCCAAGAACGAGGTGGCAGGCTGCTACTACGGCCATTACTACATGGTAAATGGGCAAACATCCTCGAGGCGCCAGGAAGCCGCGTGGAATTTCATCGGCTATATGCTGGGCCACGGAGAGGAGTACTTAACCACCGTCAATATCATCCAGCCTACTAAAAAGCTCATGGAGTCGGAGACCTTTAAAAACATGCCCTACTCCAGCGTTTTCAGCAACGATATGGAAAAGGGTCACATTGTCTATTACGGCGAAAACAGCGCTAAGATGCAGGAGCTGATCAAGCAGGCCGTCGAATCGGTCATGCTCAGCGGCGTCTCCAGCGAAAAGGCCTATGCAACCCTCAAGGCCGAGGCCCAGGAACTTCTCGACGAGGAGTAA
- a CDS encoding HRDC domain-containing protein: protein MNEHIRFLDNDQATAAWLDDIKARGVREIAVDIEGEFNLHRYGEHLCLVQVWDGEVLAIVDPLVVDLALVREIFESGSFRKIVYDCSSDRTLLYRRYGIHFNEVCDLMPAVVLLDFQKKGLASVLSSVLHIEEKPKKKFQQYDWMSRPIDADALEYAAADVLHLFTLKEELFKRLEEEGLSDEYERQNSEVSSRPIPKEGTPGLLKKKRFLCMPKHGKECFLRLFSIRDEYARELDLPPNRVVSNEELFLLVASRMQPNGIRVPKRMHPSQAQELRHRFTEVLN from the coding sequence ATGAATGAGCATATTCGGTTTCTTGACAATGACCAGGCAACTGCTGCCTGGCTTGATGATATCAAGGCAAGAGGAGTTCGCGAGATCGCCGTGGACATCGAGGGAGAGTTCAACCTCCACCGCTACGGTGAGCATCTTTGCCTGGTGCAGGTCTGGGACGGGGAAGTTCTTGCCATTGTCGATCCTTTGGTCGTGGACCTTGCCCTGGTCAGGGAGATCTTCGAGTCCGGATCCTTCCGAAAGATTGTCTATGATTGCAGCAGCGACAGAACCCTGCTCTATCGAAGGTACGGTATCCACTTCAACGAGGTGTGCGACCTCATGCCTGCGGTGGTTCTGCTTGATTTTCAGAAGAAGGGGCTTGCTTCGGTGCTCTCTTCGGTTCTGCATATCGAGGAAAAGCCAAAGAAAAAGTTTCAGCAGTACGATTGGATGAGCCGTCCCATCGATGCCGATGCTTTGGAATATGCGGCCGCCGATGTGCTTCACCTTTTCACGCTTAAGGAGGAGCTTTTCAAGCGCCTGGAAGAAGAGGGGCTCAGCGATGAGTACGAGCGGCAAAACAGCGAGGTAAGCAGCCGGCCGATCCCGAAAGAGGGCACTCCGGGGCTTCTCAAAAAGAAGCGTTTTCTCTGCATGCCGAAACATGGCAAAGAGTGCTTTTTACGTCTTTTTTCCATACGGGATGAATACGCACGTGAGCTTGATCTGCCGCCCAACAGGGTGGTCTCAAACGAGGAGCTCTTTCTGCTTGTCGCTTCTCGAATGCAACCGAACGGGATCAGGGTGCCGAAAAGGATGCATCCGAGTCAGGCACAGGAGCTTCGCCACCGCTTCACAGAGGTCTTGAACTAA
- a CDS encoding class I SAM-dependent methyltransferase, whose amino-acid sequence MSDVKSHIQAYWRGRSATYDRFPASRKEEEEIQAYEAVLGRYIPPDRAEILDVGAGTGFLSLLLAQKGHSITALDLTREMLDKAWEKAASLNLNLNFVIGDAENLPFESESFDFVVSRWLLWTLPHPDRAVLEWKRVLKPGGCVLCIDGLWHSNGLTGRLKVVCRKAGLILYNRTKPSDLGYSEEVSSQLPFRRGVEPEQAVKQFRQCGLADITRETLHEIRRIRARNMPLLYRLSLAPATELIKGVKE is encoded by the coding sequence ATGTCTGATGTGAAATCGCACATTCAAGCGTACTGGCGCGGAAGAAGTGCTACGTACGACCGGTTTCCTGCTTCAAGAAAAGAAGAGGAAGAGATACAGGCCTATGAAGCGGTCCTCGGCCGCTATATCCCTCCCGATCGGGCAGAAATTCTCGATGTCGGAGCAGGGACAGGTTTTTTGTCGCTTCTTTTGGCGCAGAAGGGGCACAGTATTACTGCCCTGGATTTGACCCGGGAGATGCTGGACAAGGCTTGGGAGAAAGCGGCCTCTCTTAACCTGAATCTCAATTTTGTGATTGGCGATGCCGAGAACCTGCCTTTTGAAAGTGAATCATTCGATTTTGTCGTATCCAGGTGGCTTTTGTGGACCCTTCCCCATCCCGATCGGGCGGTACTGGAGTGGAAGCGTGTACTGAAACCCGGTGGCTGCGTACTCTGTATCGACGGACTGTGGCATAGCAACGGCCTTACCGGTCGACTGAAAGTCGTATGCCGCAAGGCCGGTCTCATTCTGTACAACAGGACAAAACCCTCCGATTTGGGCTACAGCGAAGAGGTCAGCAGTCAGCTCCCCTTCCGTCGGGGCGTTGAACCTGAACAAGCGGTAAAACAGTTTCGGCAATGCGGTTTGGCCGACATCACACGAGAAACCCTTCATGAGATACGAAGGATACGGGCACGGAATATGCCGCTGCTCTACCGGCTTTCCCTTGCCCCCGCCACCGAATTAATCAAAGGAGTAAAAGAATGA
- a CDS encoding ABC transporter substrate-binding protein: MNQLPCMIKTVLRAAVAALFMLTAALPVFAGGATELQKSTEERQAATPITDLAGRVVEVKLPAERIVLASSRHLHEFAAVGGAEVFDRICGWGSDLKLYDMDTYRTYKEAFPQIDEIRDIGYHYKGTFSLEAVVGLAPDVVVFPLWLQSQDGIDADIEVLAQAGIPVVYIDYYIDPFNHPVPSSLIIGQLLGKQERAKEITDYYEQQIQVVTDRLNECESRDVTAYIESGSKGSLEYGNTYSSAQGLGALIAKGGGINIADGIIQNTGPINPEYLLEADPDAIIISGSYWPANETSMRLGYHAEEASSRALLENFTHREGWKFLKAVQNKRVYSLFHGFSFRIYNFAGIQAVACWLYPELFADVDPAENFREFHERFMPVPYSGVWMLELDD; encoded by the coding sequence ATGAACCAATTACCATGTATGATAAAAACCGTTCTTCGCGCTGCAGTTGCTGCGCTTTTCATGCTGACCGCAGCCCTGCCCGTTTTTGCCGGTGGTGCAACGGAACTACAGAAATCTACAGAGGAAAGGCAGGCTGCTACTCCCATAACCGATCTTGCAGGAAGGGTAGTGGAGGTAAAGCTGCCGGCAGAGCGTATTGTTCTTGCATCATCCCGCCATCTGCATGAATTTGCCGCAGTCGGTGGAGCCGAGGTGTTTGACAGGATATGCGGTTGGGGATCCGATCTGAAACTGTACGATATGGATACCTACCGTACCTATAAAGAGGCTTTTCCACAAATCGATGAGATCAGGGATATCGGCTACCACTATAAAGGAACCTTCAGTCTTGAAGCCGTCGTCGGTCTGGCACCCGATGTGGTTGTCTTCCCTTTGTGGCTGCAGTCCCAGGACGGCATAGATGCTGACATTGAGGTCCTTGCCCAGGCAGGCATTCCGGTCGTGTATATTGATTACTATATCGATCCCTTTAATCATCCTGTACCCAGTAGCCTTATCATCGGGCAACTTCTCGGAAAGCAGGAGCGGGCAAAGGAGATCACCGATTATTATGAACAACAGATACAGGTGGTTACCGATCGCCTGAACGAGTGTGAATCCCGAGACGTAACGGCATACATTGAATCTGGCTCAAAGGGATCTTTGGAATACGGCAACACCTATTCATCGGCTCAGGGGCTGGGAGCGCTTATTGCTAAAGGCGGCGGAATCAATATCGCAGATGGAATCATTCAGAACACCGGTCCCATCAATCCTGAATACCTTCTGGAAGCCGATCCCGATGCCATCATAATCAGCGGTTCCTACTGGCCGGCCAATGAAACATCCATGAGGCTCGGGTATCATGCAGAAGAGGCCTCTTCCCGTGCCCTGCTTGAGAATTTCACACACCGCGAGGGATGGAAGTTTCTCAAGGCCGTACAAAATAAACGGGTCTACAGTCTGTTTCACGGATTCTCTTTCAGAATCTACAACTTTGCCGGAATACAGGCGGTTGCCTGCTGGCTCTACCCCGAACTGTTTGCAGACGTCGATCCAGCCGAAAACTTCAGAGAATTCCATGAAAGGTTCATGCCGGTTCCCTACAGCGGTGTCTGGATGTTGGAACTTGATGACTGA